AACGGAACGCTGGCCTGCGGCAGCGCAGCAGGACGATCGGTGGCCGGAGGCGGCGGAGGAGGAGCGCTGGGCCGAACCCGACCCCGACGAACGGTGGCAGGAGCCCGCGCCGAGCCGGCGTCGCACCGGACGGCTGCGGGTGGAGATCCCGCCCATCGTCAACCCCTACGCGATCGTCGCGCTGGTGGCGGCGTTGCTCGGATTGTTCCCCGTCGCCATCGTGTTCGGTTTCATCGCGTTCTCCCATCCGCGGGGCCGGGTGATGGCGCTGTTCGCACTGCTGATCGGCGTGGCCGAGGTGACGGCCCTGGTCGGTTTCTTCGTGCTGGCCGGAAACGTGTTGCCGGACAGCGTGACCCGGGCGAACAAGCCGACAATGAACCTGTCGGCGCAGGCGACGACGGATCGACCACCACCCACGACGATCACCACTGTGGTGCCGCCGTCCGCGGCCCCGAGCGTGACCGCCACCTCGGCGAGTCAGAGCAACCTGAAGAAGGGCTCGGCCTGTACCGAGTCGCAGGCCGGGCAGATCGGCACCGGGGCGGACGGCACGACGCTGCTCTGCCTGCAAAACGCGAGCAGCTACCAGTGGTCCGGCCCGGTCAACGTGTCCACGACGACGCAGCAGCCGGGCACGAAATGTGATGGCACCACCGGCAAGACGGCCCGCACCGCCGACGGCCGCGCGCTGATCTGCGAGAACCCCGGACGCAACGGCACCTGGGCGCTGTGGACCACTGAATAGCGGGGACCACCGAATAGCAGGGGACCACTGAATAGCCCCGGCCCGGTCTACTCTTCTTTCTTGGCCCGGCTCGGCTGGACCCGGGGCGGTTCGTTCGGCATCTTCGGATACTGCGGCGGCCACGGCGCGTCGAGCAGACCCGAGGCCATATCCCGCTCCGACATCGCCAACAGCGGCGCGATCGACTGCGGCGCACGGCCGGCCCACGGATCGCCGAACTCGGCCAGCCGCGCGGGCACGGTGGCGATGGTGAGTTCGTCGGGCACCACCTCGGCCAACGCGTCCCAGGTGATCGGCGTGGACACCTGCGCGCCGACCTTCGGGCGCACGCACCACGCGCCGAAAACGGTCTTGTGCGGCGCGTTCTGGTTGAAATCGACGAACACGCGATTGCCGCGCTCTTCCTTCCACCACTGTGCGGTGATCGTGTCCGGATGCCTGCGCTCCAGCTCCCTGGCCAGCGCGACGGCGGCCGCACGCACCTGATAGCCGTCCCAATTCGGTTCCAGCGCGACATAGATGTGCAGGCCGCGCGAACCGGAAGTCTTGATCCGCGACTCGATGCCCAGTTCCGTGCACAGGTCGCGGGTGAGCACGGCGGCCTGTTTGAGATCGTCGAACGTGATGCCGGGCGACGGATCGAGGTCGATGCGCAGTTCGTCGGCGATCTTCAGATTGTCCGCCCGGTTCGGCCACACGTGGAAGCCGAGGCAGCCCTGGTTCACCGCCCACAGGATGTGCGCGAGGTCGTGCGCGACGAGCGCGTCGCTGGTGGTGCCGTTCGGTGTGGACACCTCGACGGTGTGCAACCAGTCCGGCGCCGACTTGGGCACCCGCTTCTGGAACCACGACTTCCCGGACGCGCCATCGGGATACCGTTCCAACAGCAGCGGGCGCCCGCCGACGACACTCAGGAACGGCTCGGCCACCGCCTGGTAGTAGCGGACCAGGTCCAGCTTCGTCTCACCACGCTTGGTGAAATAGACCTTGCCGGGGTTGCTGATGGTGACGGTCCGGCCGTCGACCTCGATATCGACCGATTCGGTCATGATTTCGCCTCGCTGAAGATCTCACTCAGCTCGGCGGGCGGCGCCTCGTCCAGCTGTGCGTAGGTGCACGACTCGGGGGTGCGGTCGGTGCGGAACCGAACCAGCCTGCCGCCGTGCCGGAGCCGGCCGGACTGCACGTGTTCGTAGCGGACCTCGGCGACCAGTTCGGTGCGTAACGCCTCCCACGAGAGGTCCTTGCCGCCGGTCCAGCGGCTCACCCCGCCGGGCATCTTGCCGTCGGCTCTGGCCTGTGCCGCGGCGTCGGCCCATTCGCGCCATGGATGGTTCTCCAGCGCGTTCTCCCGCAGCGGCGCGAGTTCGCCGACGAGTTCTTTGCGCCGGGCCGCGGTGAAGCTGCTCGCCACGCCGACGTGGTGCAGATTGCCCTCGTCGTCGAAGAGCCCGAGCAGCAGCGAGCCAACGCCTTCGCCGTCCTTGTGCCAGCGGAAGCCGGCGACCACGCAGTCGGCGGTGCGTTCGTGCTTGACCTTCAGCATCACGCGCTTGTCCTGCAGGTAGGCCAGCCCGTCGGCCTTGACCATGACGCCGTCGAAGCCCGCGCCCTCGAACCGGGTGAACCAGTCCTCGGCGACGTCGGGGTCCTGGGTGATGGGAGTCAGGTGCACCCGAGCGGGTTTGGTATCGAGGATGGTCTCGAGCAGTCGCCTGCGTTCGGCGAACGGCTCCTCGGTGAGGTCGCGGTCGCCGAGGGCGAGCAGATCGAACGCGACGAAACTGGCCGGCGTCTCCACCGCCAGCTTGTTGACCCGGGACGCGGCGGGATGCAGCCGGTTCTGCAGCGTGTCGAAGTCCAGGCCCTGATCGGTGACCACCACGATCTCGCCGTCGACCACGCACCGGTCCGGCAGCGCCTGCCGCAACAACTCGGCGACCTCGGGGAAATACCTGGTCAACGGGCGGTCGTTGCGGGAGCCGAGTTCCACCTCGGCACCGTCGCGGAAGACGATGCAGCGGAAGCCGTCCCATTTCGGCTCATAGCTGAGCCCGGGTTCACGGGGCACGCCCGGCGCGGTTTTGGCCAGCATCGGCCGGACTGGTGGCATCACCGGTAAGTCCACGCGAACTACCCTCCTCGGTTCGTGTTCCTTACCGATGCAGACGGCATGTTCGAGCAGAATTCATCGGCACTTGCCGATGATCGTAGGCGCCGCAGCCGACAAGATCGGGAATTGGCGGCTGCGGCGGAACACGGGTCAGTTGTCCAGCCAACCGTGTTGCTCGGCGAAGGCGGTGAGCCGGTCGCGGATGGTGAGGATCTCCCCGGCGGTCAATGCGGGACTGGCGTCCAGCAGCAACTCGGTGATGAGGCGTTTGTGTTCGGCGACCGTGAGGTGCCCGGAGTTCGACCGGTGTTTCGATTTGTGCGGTAGCACCGGCGGGTTCGGCTGACCGCCGACGACGGTCAGGTTCACCGCCTTCGGCCCGCGATCGCCCTCGGTCATGTCGAATTCGAATACCCGGCCCTGGCGTAACTCGTCCTCATCCAGGCCGATGTCGTTGACATGCACGAATACGTCCGGACCGCCGTCCTCCGGTCGAATGAAACCGAATCCCCGAGAGCTGTCGAACGAGACCAATTTCCCGATGGACACCAACACCCACTCCTCGCCACGCGGTCACTACCCGGTCACCTTAGCCCGCCTTATCCTCGTCGTTGGACGAAAGCGCCTTTTGCAATGAATTGAAAACCGTGAGTCCTTGACCGACCATTCCGTTCACCAGTTCGCCGACGCCGTCCGGCCCGTTGAGCACGGTGAGATTGGCGTTCGCCAGCCCGTTGGAGGCCTGCTTCACGATTTCGGGCAGCTGCTCGATCAACAACTGGTCCAACGCGATCCGGTTGTTCGACGCCGCCGCGGCGGCCTGGATCCGGGTGCGGTCGGCCTCGGCCTCGGCCAGGATCCGTACCCGATCCGCCTCCGCCTGAGCGGGTTTCACGACTTCGGTCTGCAACTGCTGCTCGCGCAGCTCGGCCTCCTTGCGCGCCTGCTCGGCCTGCGCGGTGAGCACCTCCTGTAGCGCCATCGCCTCGGCGAGCGGACCGGCTTGTGCCGCTTCGGCATTCGCCTTGTCGATATCGCGCTGGTACTGCGCGCGCAGGATCGCCGTCTCGCGCTGGTACTCGGCCTGCCTGCGCAGCGACTCCTGTTCGGCCTGGGCCGCGAGCTGTGCCGCCTGGGACTGGGCGATCTGCGCGTCCCGCTGCACGCTGGCGTTGTGCGGTGCGGCCAGCGCCTGAATGTAGCCGAGATTTCCGTCGTCGATGGACTGGATCTGGAACGAATCGACCCACAGGCCGATATTGCCCATCTCCACTTTCGACGCGACCAGGACCTCGTCGGCCAGCTTCTGGCGTTCCCGGATGATCTCCTCGACCGTCATCGAGCCGACGATCGAGCGCAGGTGACCGGAGAAGATGCGGCCGGTGAGCACCGACATCTCCTTTTCCTGTTCGGACAGGAAGCGTTGCGCCGCATTGACGATCGACTGGGTGTCGTTGGCGACCTTGAACGCGATCACCGCGCGCACCTCGAGCTGGATCGCCTGCTTGGTGACGCAGCGCTCCTTGATCTCGGCCTCGAACATGGCCAGCGACAGGTAGCGCACTTTGCGGAACAGCGGCACCACCCAGCTGCCGCGGCCGATCACCACCTTGAACGGCGTGTTGTCCTTGCTCTTGGCGCCGCTGATCAGCATCGCCTCGTCCGGGTCGGGTACGTGGTAGCCCAGCACGGTTGTCTCCCTTGTTGTTTCAAATTCCTTCGGCCGGATCCGGCGTCAGCGGGATCCAGGGCACCACATCGACGACGCGTCCGGGGTGCACCTCGATGACCAGCACCGCGGCGCCGGCCGGAATCGCTTCGGCCGCACGGGCGATGTACAGCTCTTTGCCCCCGCGAATCGCCACCAAGACCTCCCCCAACCTGCCCGCACCCCGGATGGGCGAGGTGAGCGTACCCGTCAAACCGACCACGGGGTCGCTCATCGCACCGATCTCCTCCCACTGACACTCCGAGTGGCCACACTACGTCCCGGGCAGCGGGTTTCCCAGGCGACAGCGCCGGGTGAATCCGGTTCGTGACCGCGGCGGTTGCTCCGCGCGCCGGTGCCCGCCGCGGTCGCCTCGGCCGCGGCGCGCGGGCGTAGGGGCTGAACGACCAGGTTGCGGGTGTCTCAGTATGCCGAGGGGCGCGCGGGTATGTTGCTTGCATGGGAGGACGGCTCGCATTGGTGGTCGGGTCCGAATGTGTGGCGCTGGGGGAGCTGGGTTTCACCGGCGAACTCGCGACGGGGTTGTACGGGAGTCTGACCGAGGCCGGTGGGTGGCGCGCGGCGACGGACGAGGACGGTCCGGTACTGAATCCGACAGCGGCGCAACTGGTCACGGCGGTGGACGAGGCGTTCGCGGCGGCCGCGCAGCGGCAGGCGACGTTGCTGCTCGCCTTCATCGGTCACGGCGTGGCGACCAACGCCGAGGATTTCTATCTGCTCGGCCACGACTCACCCGCGAACCCGAACTCGCACAATGCCTTTCATCTGACGCAGGAGATCAGGGAGCGGCTGAACCAGTCGGCGCTGGACGGGCTGGTGGTGCTGGTCGACGCCTGCGAGACCGGGCAGGGCGTGCTCGGCGCGGCGCGCCGGTGGACCGATCTGCTCGCGCAGTCGGCGGGGCGGATGGAGATGCTGGTCGCGGCGAGCGACGGCCCGGCGTTCTCCGGGTGCTTCACCAGGACCATGCTGTCCACCTTCGGCGCGGGGTTGCCGCTGCGCGGTGAGAACCTGCTGCCCGCCGATCTGGTCGATCCGATCGCGGGCGAGTGCGTTCATCAACAGCCGCAGTATCTTTCGTTCACCTCCGGCGCGGTGTCGGTGGAACACGGTGCCGACCCGGGACTCTGGTTGGTGCCCAACACCGCCCGGCACCGTGACGCCGTGAGCGGGCGCTCCGCAGCGGGATTCGTCGATCAGCTGACCCGCGGGTTGCTGGTGACCCCCGACGTGCGCGAACACCTGGACGCCATCGTCGACGCGGGGTCGCATCGCCTGCGCGTGGTGATCGGACCGACCGGCGCGGGCAAATCGACGTTGCTGGCCATGCTGATTCGGCCGAGCCTGGTCGAAGGCCTGGCGGTGACCCCCGAATACATCACCGCGGCAGTGTTTCTCACCGCCGCGAGCTCGATCGAGGCGGTCGCGGCCGAGCTGGCCGCCCAATTGAGCGCGCGGCTACCCGGTTTCGCCGATGCCGCCCGGTCCGTACGCGCGCACCGATCGCGCGACGAGTTCGACATCTTCGATATCGCGGTGCGTCATCCGCTGGCGCGCCTGTCCACCGCGGGCCGCCGGGTGACGCTGGTGTTCGACGGGCTCAACCAGCCCCAGCCGGGCACCCGGCGCCTGCTCTGCGCCGCCATCTGCGATCTGACGAAACGCGAAGACCTGCGCCATGTTCGGGTGATCGCCGGGGTGCGCGACGGAACCGGCGTGGAGGACGAGCCCACCCTGGCGCACATGCACCGGATCGAGGTCGGCGAGCCCGCCGCCGACGACATCGCCACCGTCGTGGGATCGGCGCGCGGCACCGGTGCGCCGGCCGACCCCGCCGATTGGGTGCGGTGGATCCAGGGCCTGCTGTCCGAAACACCGACGGCCGTCGAGGACGACACCCACGTGGTCTCCGGCGGCTGGCTGCTGGCACGCATGCTGCTCGAGGTGGCCCCGAGCATCACCGACGGCGCGGTGGCCGCCGGGATCGGCCTGGACCGGATCGTCACCCTGCGCGTCGACGCGGCGCTGCGCGGCATGCAGCCCGACACCGTGCGCGCCGCGGGCACCTACCTCGGTGTGCTCATCGCCGCGGGCGTCGGGCCGGTGCTGCCGCTCGAGCTCGCCGACGCGGCGCTGACCTCGCTCGGCATCGACCTGCACATCGCCCGGATCCGCGATATCACGGTGGCGCTCGGCGCGCTGGTCACCCGCAGTCACCCCGGCACGCTGCGCGAATCGATCGGCGTGACGCACGGCGCGTTGCTGCCCGGACTGCGCGCGGAATGCAAACAGCTGGGCGTGGAGATCGAGGACGCGCACCGGGCCATCGTCGCGGCCATCAAACACAGTCAGAGCGATCGCGGCGCCGACTATGCCCGCGGTTCGGCGGTGCGGCACTGCCTGGCCTACCGGGATTCCACCAGCGCGCTGCACTTCCTGGAGATGTTGCAGACCGCGCGCGCCGCCGACAACCGGGACCTGTGGGCGGCCTGGGTGCCCGCGTTCGTCGAGACCCTCGGTCCGGATCATCCCGACACCCTGACGACCCGCAGCCGCGAGGCCTATCACCGGGCCGAGAGCGGTGATTACCTCGGCGCCATCACGGCTTTCGAGCAGCTGCTCGTCGACCGGCTCCGGGTGCTGGGCCCCGATCATCCGAAAACCCTTGGCACACGCACCAATCTGGCCACCTATCGCGCCCGCTGCGGTGACTACCCCGGCGCCCGGGCGGATTACCAGCGCCTGCTCGCCGATCAGATCCGGCTGCTGGGCCCCGACCATCCCGATACCCTGCGCACCCGTAACGACCTGGCGTCCAATCGTGCCGACCAGGGCGACCTGGTCGGTGCGATCGTCGATTTCGAGGCCCTGCGCGCAGACCGCGCCCGCATCCTCGGCCCCGACCACCCGCAAACCCTGCGCACTCGCAACAGCCTCGCCTACTGGCACGGTGAGCACGGCGACGTCGCCGCGGCCCGGCACGAATTCGAGCAGCTGCTCGCCGACTGCCTGCGCATCTTCGGTCCGGACCATCCCGCCACCCTCAGCGCCCGCGACAATCTCGCGGCATTTCGCGCCCGCAGCGGCGATATCGCCGGTGCGCGCGCCGAATTCACGCACCTGCTCGACGACCGGCTCCGCGTGCTCGGGGCGGATCATCCCGACACGCTCACCACGCGGAGCACGCTGGCCTCGTATCGCGCCGACGCGGGTGATCTGCCCTGCGCCATCGCCGAACTCGAACAGCTGCTGGCCGATCGGCTGCGGGTGCTCGGTCCCGATCATCCCGACACCTTCGCCACCCGCAACGACCTGGCCTCCCGGCAGGCCGAACACGGCGACCTCGGCAAAGCGATCGCCGAACTGGAAGTCCTGCTGGTGGCCGAACTGCGCGCCCTGGGTCCGACCCACGCCGCGACGATCCGTACGCAGACCACCCTCGCGCACTGGCGCGCTCGTCTCGCGGGATAGCGCGATCCGGCCGCCGGGTATCTTGCTTGCATGGGAGGACGGCTCGCACTGGTGGTGGGGTCGGAGTGTGTCGCGCTGGGGGAGTTGGGGTTCACCGCGGCGCTGGCCGGCGACCTGTACAGCGGCCTGCGCCGGTCCGGCGGATGGTCGGCGGCGACCGGTACGACCGGGCCGGTGCTGAATCCCACTGCCGCCGAACTGGTGTCGGTGATGGACGAGGCGTTCCGGGTCGCCTCCGAGCAGCGGGCGACCCTGCTCGTCGCGTTCATCGGTCACGGCGTCGCGACCGGTGCCGGGGATTTCTTCCTGCTCGCGCACGATTCCCCGGCGGTGCCGCGCTCGCACAACGCCTTTCACCTCGCCCAGGGCATCCGGGAACGGTTGAACGAGTCGACGCTGGACGGACTGATCGTGCTGATCGACGCCTGCGAGACCGAACAGGGCGTCCGGGGCGCGGCCACCAGATGGACCGATCTGCTCGCCGACGCCGCGGGCCGGATGGAGCTGCTGGTGGCGTCGGGGGCCGGGCCCGCGTATTCCGGATGTTTCACGCGCACGGTGCTGGCGACGTTCGACACCGGCCTGCCGTTGCGCGGCGAAACCCTGCTCGCCCATGATCTGGTGGACCCGATCGCGCGCAGCTGCCGGCTCCAGGAACCGCAGCACCTGTCCTTCACCGCGGGCGCGGTGTCCGGCACGCCGGGCGGTGATCCCGGACTGTGGTTGGTGCCCAACGCCGCTCGGCGGCGCGACGCGCTGACCGGGCGGCCCGCGGCCGGTCTGCTGGATCAGCTCACGCGGGATGTGGTGGTGACCGACGCGCTGCGCGAAAGCCTGATCGATCTCGTCGAATCGGGCGGGCGGCGCCTGCGCGGGGTGGTCGGGCCGGCCGGGTCGGGCAAATCGACGCTGCTGGCACTGCTGATCCGGCCGAGTGTGGCCGAGGGGCTGCCGATCGTGCCCGAATACGTCACCGCGGCAGTGTTTCTCACCGCGAGCAGCTCGCTCGAGACCGCGGTCGGAGAGTTGGCGGCGCAGCTGTCGGATCGGCTGCCCGGGTATGTCCAGGCCGCCGGCGTGCCCTGGACCGGGACGGGCGAGCCGGACATCTTCGAGCTGGAACTGGCCGCCCCGCTGGCCCGGTTGCGCCGGGCGGGGCAGCGGATCACGCTCGTGTTCGACGGGCTCGATCTGCCGGAGCCGGGGAGCCGGGATCTGCTGATCGACGCCGTCGCCGAGCTGACCGAACGGCCCGAGTTGCCGCACGTCCGCGTCATCGTCGGCGTGCGGGCCGCAGCGGCGGCGCAGGCCGATCCCCGGCTGGGGCACATGCATTCGATCGCCGTCACCGGGCCCGGGGTCGGCGAGATCGCCGCCGAGGTGCAGCGCGGCGATCGACCGGCCTACTCCGCCGACACCGGTTACCTGGGCATCGACTACATGGCCGGGGATCTCGGGCCCGCCGACGATCCCCGGGTTCCGGCCGGCTGGCTGCTGGCCAAGCTGCTCCGTGAACTCCATCCGAGCGCGAGCGCCCGCTTGTCCTCGCGCGCCGGCATCGATACTCTTGCCGCGCAACGTCTTCGGCGCGCCGCGGCGTCGGCGGCACCGGAGGTCGCGGACGCCATCGGCCGGATGGTCGCGATTCTCGTCGCGGCGGGCGTGGGCCCGGTCCTGCCCATCGAGGTGCTGGAAACCGCGCTGGCCGAATGGCAGCGGCCGCTGCGCACCGCCGGAATCCGGGACGCCGCGGTCGGACTCGGTGCCCTGCTCACGCGCAGCCGTCCCGGGACGGCGGACGAAACGCTCGGCATCGCCCATGACGCTCTCCTCGCGGGGTTGACGGCGGCCTGCGATGCGCTGGAGGCGAGCATCGAGGACGCGCACACGGCGATCCTGCTGGCGATCCGGACGCGCGGCGGCGAGCGGAGCGCGGAGTACGCCCGTGCGGCGGGCGCGCGGCACTACCTCGCCGGCGGCGACGGCCGCCGGGCGGTCGATCACCTCGTCGAACTCGAAACCGTTCGCGCCGCCGACAATCGGGACATGTGGGCGGCGTGGGTGCCCTCGATCGCGGCCGTGATCGGCGATCGGCATCCGGATACGTTGCGCGCCAGGGAGTATCTCGCGACGCGGCGCGCGGACAGCGGTGACTTTCGCGGAGCGGTCGCCGACTACGAGCGGGTGCTCGCCGACGAGATCGCGATCTTCGGCGCCGACCATCGCAACACCCTGTCGACCCGGTATCGGCTCGCGGCCGCGCGTGGGGAGATCCGCGATCCGGCGGGCGCCGCGGCGGAACTGGAAGACGTGCTCGCGGACCAGCGCCGGGTTCTCGGTGCGGACGATCCGGATACGCTGCGTACCCGCGGCAAGCTGGCGTCATTGCGCGCGGTACAGGGCGATGTGGCCGGTGCGATCGCCGAAACCGAAGAGCTGCTGGCGATTCGGCGTCGAGTGCTCGGTCCGGCGCATCCCGAGACCCTGGCGACCCGGAGCAATCTCGCCGGATACCGGGTGATGGGCGGTGATTCGGCCACAACCGTCGGCGAGCTACAGGCGCTGCTGGCTGAGCAGTTGGGGGTGTTGCCGTCCGATGATCCGCGCGTGCTGCTCACCCGGGCCAAACTCGCCACCGCGCGAGCCCGTGGCGGCGATACCGAGGGGGCGATCGCGGCGGGCGAGGTGCTACTGGCCGATCAGGTGCGCGTGCTCGGCCCCGAGGATCCCGTCACCCTGCGCACCCGAGCCGATCTGGCGGGCTATCGGGCGCGCGGCGGGGACCTGGACGCGGCGATCCAGGAGCTGTACGGCGCGCTGACCGAGCGGATCAAGGTGCTGGGGCCTGATCACCGTGAGATCCTCTACACCAGAGGCAATCTCGCGTATCTGCGGGCGAAGAACGGCGACCTGCACAGCGGACTGCGCGAGGCGCGGCTGGTGCTGGCCGATCAGCTGCGGGTCCTCGGCAGCGACCATCCGGACACTTTCGTCACCCGCGGCAATCTCGCGGCCTTCCGAGCCAAGGCCGGGCAGGTGGCGGCCGCGGAGTCGGAAAGCCGGGCGCTGCTCGCGGATCAGCTGCGCGTCCTCGGCCCCGAACATCCGCAAACCCTGTTGACCCGCAACAACCTCGCGGCCTATCGCGCCAGGAATGGCGACGTGCCGGGCGCGGTCGCCGAACTGACCGCACTGCTCGGCGACCGCGAGCGCATCCTGGGCCCCGACCACCCCGACACCGTCCGCACCCGGGAAAACCTCACCCACTGGCTGTCCCGCCCCGCGCCCTGACCGCGGACATCAGCGCAGATCCCGGCCGGCTCGGTCGCCCCGACCACGACGCGACCTCCGCGCATCGCTCGGCCCATAGGAGTCGCTCGGCCTCCGAGCGAGCAGCGGTTTGTATGCTGAGACCAGCCGTCGGACGACCGTCGGCCAGCGGGAACGGGCCCGCAGGACAGCGGGAACCAGCCCGCGGTGAGTGTGGAGGCATATGTCCGAGACATTCGATTGGTCTTGGCTGCGGGAAGTGACCGCCGTACCGGAGATCACGCTGGATTCGTATCTCGACTTGCCCGAGGACCTGTCTCGACAGATCGAGGTCGAAGATGGCCGGATCATTCACTGCGAGTCGCCGAGCCCGAGCCATCAACGCATCTCGCGCAATCTGGTTCAAGCGGTGCTGGACGCGACCGAGAAGCACGATCGGGACAACCACAGCTGTCACGAGGTCAACGGTGAGCTCGATGTATTGTTCGCCGAGGTACCGAGGTTCAATTACCGGCGGCCTGACGTGGTTGTCTACCGCTGCGTTCCGAGGGATCGGGGAGGTTGTTGGAAGGACAAGCCGATCGCCGGTGATGTCGTCGTAGTCGCCGAGGTCGTCTTTGCTTCGACTATCACCGAAGACCTCATCACGAAGCGCAAGCTGTATGCGAAGGCCGGGATTCCGCACTACTGGATAATTCGAATGGCAGGCGATGACGGAATCGCGGTATCGGTCGAACGGCTTCGGTTGTCTGCGGACCAGGTCTATGTCAGCGGGGGCTCGGCAATTCGCGACCGGGATCTGTTCGCCGTGCAAACGTCCGATCCGCTGGAGATCACGGTGACCTGGGCGCAGCTGGATCGCGGATTTCCCGCCTGATCCGGTCCACGGCGCGGAACGCGCGCCGTCAGCGCAGGTCGCGGGCCAGTTTGGTGGCCCCGACCACGAAGTAGCTGCCGGTCAGGGCGGTCATGGTGAGTGCGACCGGTCGCGGGAGGTCGCCGCGCACGCTGTGTGCGGCACCGTGCGTCGTGTCGATGAGGTCGACCAGCAACGCCAGCCGCTGCCACCGCGTCCGCTCCGCCTCCGCCGCACCGAGATACCCCAGTCCCAGCGCGATTGCCCGTGCACCGAAAATCCTTGTCATGTAAGTCAGTTCCGGCGTGGGCCGAATCCCGAACGCCTT
This genomic stretch from Nocardia brasiliensis ATCC 700358 harbors:
- a CDS encoding tetratricopeptide repeat protein; the encoded protein is MGGRLALVVGSECVALGELGFTAALAGDLYSGLRRSGGWSAATGTTGPVLNPTAAELVSVMDEAFRVASEQRATLLVAFIGHGVATGAGDFFLLAHDSPAVPRSHNAFHLAQGIRERLNESTLDGLIVLIDACETEQGVRGAATRWTDLLADAAGRMELLVASGAGPAYSGCFTRTVLATFDTGLPLRGETLLAHDLVDPIARSCRLQEPQHLSFTAGAVSGTPGGDPGLWLVPNAARRRDALTGRPAAGLLDQLTRDVVVTDALRESLIDLVESGGRRLRGVVGPAGSGKSTLLALLIRPSVAEGLPIVPEYVTAAVFLTASSSLETAVGELAAQLSDRLPGYVQAAGVPWTGTGEPDIFELELAAPLARLRRAGQRITLVFDGLDLPEPGSRDLLIDAVAELTERPELPHVRVIVGVRAAAAAQADPRLGHMHSIAVTGPGVGEIAAEVQRGDRPAYSADTGYLGIDYMAGDLGPADDPRVPAGWLLAKLLRELHPSASARLSSRAGIDTLAAQRLRRAAASAAPEVADAIGRMVAILVAAGVGPVLPIEVLETALAEWQRPLRTAGIRDAAVGLGALLTRSRPGTADETLGIAHDALLAGLTAACDALEASIEDAHTAILLAIRTRGGERSAEYARAAGARHYLAGGDGRRAVDHLVELETVRAADNRDMWAAWVPSIAAVIGDRHPDTLRAREYLATRRADSGDFRGAVADYERVLADEIAIFGADHRNTLSTRYRLAAARGEIRDPAGAAAELEDVLADQRRVLGADDPDTLRTRGKLASLRAVQGDVAGAIAETEELLAIRRRVLGPAHPETLATRSNLAGYRVMGGDSATTVGELQALLAEQLGVLPSDDPRVLLTRAKLATARARGGDTEGAIAAGEVLLADQVRVLGPEDPVTLRTRADLAGYRARGGDLDAAIQELYGALTERIKVLGPDHREILYTRGNLAYLRAKNGDLHSGLREARLVLADQLRVLGSDHPDTFVTRGNLAAFRAKAGQVAAAESESRALLADQLRVLGPEHPQTLLTRNNLAAYRARNGDVPGAVAELTALLGDRERILGPDHPDTVRTRENLTHWLSRPAP
- a CDS encoding Uma2 family endonuclease, with translation MTAVPEITLDSYLDLPEDLSRQIEVEDGRIIHCESPSPSHQRISRNLVQAVLDATEKHDRDNHSCHEVNGELDVLFAEVPRFNYRRPDVVVYRCVPRDRGGCWKDKPIAGDVVVVAEVVFASTITEDLITKRKLYAKAGIPHYWIIRMAGDDGIAVSVERLRLSADQVYVSGGSAIRDRDLFAVQTSDPLEITVTWAQLDRGFPA